ATGTTATTACAGGTTGCACCAGCCTATTGAATATCTGTGTGGGATATATGTAATGTGTACAGGACACAATTATtgaaagaagaacaaacagaCCAGCCCTCTCACACTGAGGCAGACTGACCCACTAGGAGAATTCATGAGCTTCCTAGGTTGTAATTCACAAGCTACTACACTAAACCAATTAATAACTGTGATAGATAAAAATGGTCACTGTAATGTTGACAAGCTTGAATGAAATCAACACATCTGTTGAGGAACATGTGATAATAACTGATtaggaaaagaaatcaaaccacaaatagtgatcacatgaacacaatgacagactgaatgactgaagggaaacaaaatgatcaacatCACTCAGTTACAACAGACTCAAACAGGTTGATGagagaattttacattttctaaatcttcATTGACAGAATCAAAAAGTGTGTCTGTAGTAGAAGTGATGAGCTCTGTgctcagtgtgactgtgtggaacatttagacatttacatttagtcatttagcaggcgcttttatccaaagcgacttacaagtgaggtacaaggcagcaaaaatctaagtcaaggagaaaacatcaaagcaaagtcctatcagaaaagtgttcacagttcacgagatacaagtgcaagagagcagaaaggtttttttttgttgttttttttttcttttttttaattgtttttttttaaagatttaagtgcataggaagatgcggaagagttcagttttcagcagttttttgaatattgggagagaatcagctgagcgtgcagcgtttggtagctcgttcgtgtcatcagcgtagcagtgataggaaagaccatgtgagtgaatgatggcacctagggatgaagtatagatagaaaagaggagaggaccaagaactaagccctgcggcacaccggtagagaggctatgagagttagaaagatgcccctgccaggataccttgaagcttcgtcctgataggtaaaaacaaagccagtctagagttgatccagagatgcccaagtcagagagtgtggacaagagtatctgatggttcacagtgtcaaaggctgatgatagatcaagtagaattaagacagatgattgacctgtggcttttgcagctcgaagatattccacaacagtcaggagtgccgtttccgtggaatgacccctcttgaagccagactggttgacatcgaggaggttattcttggaaaggaagtctgagagttggttgaagactgctcgttccatagtcttggccagaaaaaggaaggagggagacaggtctgtagttctccactacagagggatcaagagaaggcttcttgagcagtgggttaatcaaggcctgcttgaaagaggttggaaaagtccctgttttgagagatgtgttgatgacttgtgtaatagctggcatgagtgcaggtgcaactgcttgaagaagagtggaagggattggatccagagtgcaggtggtcggatgattagagaggaggagggtggatacgtcaacctcagtcagaattgcaaatgatgagagcaatgcagtgttggaagaggttagatggatgtcatcatctggaggagagaactgtgagctgatggctgccaccttgttggtaaaaaagttggcaaagttgtcagcagtgagagaggtagatggcggtggtgaaggtgggtagatgagtgatttaaaagtggagaacagctttctcgtgtccgtggtgttgctgagcttctcctggtagtaattgatctttgccctggtgacactgtgagaaaaaggtccaagcagattctgatactcagcaagggcagatggagtcttggatttgcgccacttcctctcagcactcctgagcgtggtgcgttgttcacggatcccgtcagtgagccacggattagaaggtgagagacgggcgggtctcgaagacataggacagagacaatccagacatgatgaaagtgtattgcaaagactgtctgtggctgcatctgcatcgcagatggagaggtcctgtgttgggggcagagttgcggagaccagcTAGGAGAATCGATCCGGGTTGGGAGACCTGAGGTTGCaccggaatgttacaagtgtgggagGAGATTGCGAAGGTCTCGGGATAaggactgtgagttgaatgaagaaatgatccgatacatgcagaggagtgaccaagatgttgtctgtggtgcagttccgggtgagaatgaggtcgaggttgttgccagctttgtgggtcggaggagtggagaccagactcaggtcaaatgtgtttacaagagcaaacacatcagccgccTGTGGTTTCTCCgggtgaatgttcaggtctcccatgacgatgagaggagtgccatcttgtgggaagtgggacagcaacatgtccagttcatcgcagaagttccccagTATCACAATCACCATGACTGCAATCGGTGCCGTGATCCtaacggcatgatattccagagaagacagattgctgagtggtgctgtcgaggaaaacttccaggtgtcattgatgaggagtccagtcccacccccccggcctgatgagcgaggagtgtgagagaatgaaaaattggtggagagtgcagctggggtgggtgtgttctgtggcatgatccaggtttctgtaagtgcaagcaggtgaacagctgagtgtgtagcaaaagctggaatgaagtcggccttgttcacggcagactggcagttccacagggcaagagaaaaagaggctggtggcaaagtggtctgggtgagagtgcgcaggtgagaaacatgtcgtCCCCTAGTAGGGCGCCATGTCCTACGTCTGCgaaggagaacagggatctgctgaaaacacatagtaaaacaaagaaaaggcttttctgggtagaaagggttaatgtgaagcaaagtagagaaatagaagtagaagaagtttgaaataaactacCTAGTGTCCTCGTTCGGTGGACTCACGCAGGTAGACTCGCTTGTCTTTACACCGTCGGTCTTCACACAAGGAGGGCTGAACAAGGGCTGAtgctccagcccaacaggtgccttaaatatggtcttaattggctacagccgaaaccgccccctcgttgaaaccaacctacctcttgtgcctttgttaggtcaaaggtgtgaacgcttggtgattactaagctgaaactaccaccaacaacagaccaaatatccacttcaccagaagagcaaaactttctacctacagttcttaactaTTACAAAAAaccagactaaatcagcagactcaagaaaaatgacagaaactcagctacctctgaaaccaacaaacaaatttcaaacagtacttactagttgagtatatctcctgtccgAGCTTGGTGCttgtggaaatgtaaaacaggaatCATCATCAGACTGTAGCATCTTACAGGAAGATAGTAACTATTGATTGTTCATCTTTTCAACAGCTCTGCAGGATGGAAACACGGGTCTCACCAATGCACAAATCACCCCTCATACAGGAACTGAAGGAGGAAACATCACAGTTGGAtgctcattttctttgtctGGAAGCAGGAAGTTGTTCTGTAAAGGAGACTGTACAACAGGAAACATTCTCACTGAAACAACCAGTAACAGAGCTCAGAGCAGCAGATACAGTATTGAATATAAAGAAGGATCTTTACCATCACCAACACTCATGTATGTGAGCATCACACAGCTGAACAAGTCTGACTcaggattgtacaggtgtagttTGGACAGAATTCTGCCCAAATATTCAGATGATGTGTTTGAGATCATTGTCACAGAAGGTGAGTTTCTACTGAAAGTTctgaaaatgttccttcatgtctgtgaagctgtgagaaaacTGACTGTTCTCTGACAGCTTCTCATGTTACAAATCAGCAGGTAAAATAAGTGCTGCATCTTTTCATcattaacagtaaaaacaagctAAACAACTAACAGCTAATGTTCTACATGAATCAGCACAAGAGCAGGTGTTACCACTTCCAATCTCCTGTTAGTGGCTTATTCAGAAACATTGGTACATTTGCTGAACCTCTGTCAACATGTGTGGATGATCAAAAACTAGAACTTCActaacacaaccacacaccaagcaaacacaacacaaaatgtaacaagCAGCTAAAAAGAATGATTTACTCATCTACCAGCAAGAACTAGTCAGCTCCACATCCatcttgtttccttttctctcttttagctcTCACTAACCAGTAACAGCCAGTCTGATGTTCTTCTCTGCACAGTCTCCTCAAACGTTGTTTTCTTGCTGCATCTGTGATGTTTAGTGAACACCTATGGATGTACTCCATGAATGGATGTATTACAAGAATACTGAgctacagtaatctcacaattGAGGCCTGTTGTCAGGACGACAGAAAAGCAGTTCATCTTATTAACATCATGAGGAAAACAGCATCTCCTCTGGATCATTATCTGATTGTTTCATTGTTCACAGCTTCAACCTCTTCACCACCAAGCACAGCTCTCCAACCTTCAACATCGCATACATTCCcttaatcatcatcatcttcctttGAAACCTACAAACAGCCTGAAACAGGATCATCAGGTACATTTAAAGTTCCCTCTATAATAAACATAGTGTTACtcagcacagaaacatgaacatgaccCTCAGTGACAGTTGCTGTAGACCTGATACAATGATGcactaaagaaagtaaaaagtaaaaatgctacaCTACAATATCAGTGCATTATTATGTGATCTT
The nucleotide sequence above comes from Channa argus isolate prfri chromosome 1, Channa argus male v1.0, whole genome shotgun sequence. Encoded proteins:
- the LOC137101050 gene encoding polymeric immunoglobulin receptor-like, which codes for MKSLFLLLLFCHVSSPAALQDGNTGLINAQITTHTGTEGGNITVGCSFYFSGSRKLFCKGDCTTGNILIETTSNRAQSGRYSIEYKEGFFLSLMYVSITQLNKSDSGLYRCSLDRILLPDSHHEFEIIVTEALQDGNTGLTNAQITPHTGTEGGNITVGCSFSLSGSRKLFCKGDCTTGNILTETTSNRAQSSRYSIEYKEGSLPSPTLMYVSITQLNKSDSGLYRCSLDRILPKYSDDVFEIIVTEASTSSPPSTALQPSTSHTFP